A window from Streptomyces sp. NBC_00271 encodes these proteins:
- a CDS encoding RecQ family ATP-dependent DNA helicase → MSNDDPRPPTHRDLPNADLRAAADAVLARLVGAPAGEARLREDQWRAIEALVADKRRALVVQRTGWGKSAVYFVATALLRERGAGPTVIVSPLLALMRNQVEAAARAGIHARSINSSNTEEWETIQAEVAASEVDVLLVSPERLNNPDFRDQVLPKLAAATGLLVVDEAHCISDWGHDFRPDYRRLRTMLADLPPGVPVLATTATANARVTADVAEQLGTGASTDALVLRGPLDRESLSLGVLRMPDAAHRMAWLAEHLSDLPGSGIIYTLTVAAAEEVTAFLRQSGHTVTSYTGKTENADRQQAEEDLLANRVKALVATSALGMGFDKPDLGFVVHLGSPSSPIAYYQQVGRAGRGVKHAEVLLLPGKEDQAIWEYFASIAFPPEEQVRRTLDVLARAGRPLSLPALEPLVELRRSRLETMLKVLDVDGAVRRVQGGWISTGAPWTYDTERYAWVAKQRAAEQQAMRDYVSTTGCRMEFLRRQLDDELAKACGRCDTCAGARFEASVSPAALDAANGELGRAGVDVDPRKMWPTGLPAVGVDLKGRIPAGEQAAPGRALGRLSDIGWGNRLRPMLTPQAPDGPVPDDVAKAVVGVLTDWAKGPGGWASGQPDAQPRPVGVVTMASRRRPQLIQSLGARIAEVGRLPLLGSVEYVGEAVSQVSRSNSAQRLKALDGALAVPPALAAALKEAGGPVLLVDDATETGWTLAVAARMLRRSGAQAVLPLVLAVQA, encoded by the coding sequence ATGAGCAACGACGACCCACGCCCCCCGACCCACAGAGACCTGCCCAACGCCGACCTGCGCGCCGCGGCCGACGCCGTACTCGCCCGCCTTGTCGGCGCCCCGGCGGGCGAGGCCCGGCTGCGCGAGGACCAGTGGCGCGCCATCGAGGCCCTGGTGGCCGACAAGCGCAGAGCCCTCGTCGTGCAGCGCACGGGCTGGGGCAAGTCCGCCGTGTACTTCGTCGCCACCGCGCTGCTGCGCGAGCGGGGCGCCGGGCCCACGGTCATCGTCTCGCCGCTCCTCGCTCTCATGCGCAACCAGGTGGAGGCGGCCGCCCGCGCCGGTATCCACGCGCGGAGCATCAATTCGTCGAACACGGAGGAGTGGGAGACGATCCAGGCCGAGGTGGCCGCGAGCGAGGTCGACGTGCTCCTGGTGAGCCCGGAGCGGCTCAACAATCCCGACTTCCGCGACCAGGTGCTGCCCAAGCTGGCCGCGGCGACCGGCCTGCTCGTGGTCGACGAGGCACACTGCATCTCCGACTGGGGACACGACTTCCGGCCGGACTACCGCAGGCTGCGCACGATGCTCGCCGATCTCCCGCCGGGCGTCCCCGTCCTGGCCACCACCGCGACCGCCAACGCGCGCGTGACGGCCGATGTGGCCGAGCAGTTGGGCACCGGCGCCAGCACCGACGCACTCGTCCTGCGCGGGCCGCTGGACCGGGAGAGCCTGAGCCTCGGTGTGCTTCGGATGCCGGACGCCGCCCACCGGATGGCCTGGCTCGCCGAGCACCTGAGCGACCTACCGGGCTCGGGCATCATCTACACACTCACCGTGGCCGCCGCCGAGGAGGTCACCGCGTTCCTGCGCCAGAGCGGGCACACCGTCACCTCGTACACCGGAAAGACGGAGAACGCGGACCGCCAGCAGGCCGAGGAGGATCTCCTCGCCAACCGTGTCAAGGCCCTGGTCGCCACCTCCGCGCTGGGCATGGGCTTCGACAAGCCCGACCTCGGATTCGTGGTGCACCTGGGCTCCCCCTCCTCCCCCATCGCGTACTACCAGCAGGTGGGGCGCGCGGGCCGCGGGGTGAAGCATGCCGAGGTGCTTCTCCTGCCGGGCAAGGAGGACCAGGCGATCTGGGAGTACTTCGCGTCGATCGCCTTCCCTCCGGAGGAGCAGGTGCGCCGGACCCTGGACGTCCTGGCCCGCGCCGGGAGGCCGCTCTCGCTGCCCGCCCTCGAACCCCTGGTGGAGCTGCGCAGGTCCCGTCTGGAGACGATGCTCAAAGTGCTCGACGTGGACGGCGCCGTGCGGCGTGTCCAGGGCGGCTGGATCTCCACGGGCGCGCCCTGGACGTACGACACCGAGCGCTACGCCTGGGTCGCCAAGCAGCGGGCCGCCGAACAGCAGGCGATGCGCGACTACGTGTCGACCACCGGCTGCCGGATGGAGTTTCTGCGGCGCCAGCTCGACGACGAGCTGGCAAAGGCGTGCGGGCGCTGCGACACCTGTGCGGGAGCCCGGTTCGAGGCGTCCGTGTCCCCCGCCGCGCTCGACGCGGCCAACGGCGAGCTGGGCCGCGCCGGTGTCGACGTCGACCCCCGCAAGATGTGGCCTACGGGCCTGCCGGCGGTCGGCGTCGACCTGAAGGGGCGAATCCCGGCGGGCGAACAGGCCGCACCGGGGCGCGCCTTGGGGCGGCTCTCGGACATCGGCTGGGGCAACCGGCTGCGGCCGATGCTCACACCCCAGGCACCGGACGGGCCCGTGCCGGACGATGTGGCGAAGGCCGTGGTCGGCGTCCTGACCGACTGGGCGAAGGGGCCCGGCGGCTGGGCCTCCGGGCAGCCCGACGCGCAGCCGCGCCCGGTCGGCGTCGTCACCATGGCCTCGCGCAGGCGTCCACAGTTGATCCAGTCGCTGGGCGCGCGGATCGCGGAGGTCGGCCGACTGCCGCTGCTGGGGTCCGTGGAGTACGTTGGCGAGGCCGTCTCACAGGTCTCCCGGAGCAACAGCGCCCAGCGGCTCAAGGCACTTGACGGGGCGCTGGCCGTGCCACCCGCGCTGGCAGCCGCCCTCAAGGAAGCAGGCGGTCCCGTGCTGCTGGTGGACGACGCCACCGAGACGGGCTGGACGCTCGCGGTCGCCGCGCGCATGCTGCGACGATCCGGGGCACAGGCGGTGTTGCCGCTGGTCCTGGCCGTACAGGCGTGA
- a CDS encoding DUF4192 domain-containing protein: MTNHSEAAGMSGDSDISGRGRHGGDSAAHAPSARSGRGAHDGHDLPGQHQVTLRTPAELADALPYLLGYRPEDSIVLVALHDGERRGRFGGRARLGIPAHADDWPSVADQLAQGLVKGSERRGARPESMVAYLCQEPGTGESGRDVMERLRPLAQFLRTACGRLDVPVIEALCISDGRFWSYCCPGQGCCSSEGHPMGLPGTSVLAAAATYAGLQVRGSLREFTARFIPWEGAAAPEQQIALDTASMALVPRILDGEGRAEVAEETLGLARRIMKRFADAPPVSGTRPADLRDDGLLEHDEAATLILGLQDRATRDRAAEWMEGDEAGAALRLWRALARRCVGSYGEHAAAPLTLAGWVAWSTGDELEAREALAMALGADPDYLFARLLHQACNEGLDPESIRRCLRAERTDRTGVEAEQPAGPDRSTPRDVAEPPGTSNRRRRRARTAGIGAPRGGGRPPGASSLRRRRPTDEAAPGGKGPGREPEAASERARARRKGGRRVVGEET, translated from the coding sequence ATGACGAATCACAGCGAAGCGGCCGGCATGTCCGGTGACAGTGACATCAGCGGGCGCGGTCGGCACGGGGGAGACAGCGCGGCCCACGCGCCGAGCGCGCGCAGCGGACGGGGCGCGCACGATGGGCACGACCTGCCCGGGCAGCATCAGGTGACCCTGCGCACACCGGCCGAACTGGCCGATGCCCTGCCCTACCTGCTCGGCTACCGGCCCGAGGACAGCATCGTGCTGGTAGCCCTGCACGACGGGGAGAGGCGCGGCCGCTTCGGCGGGCGGGCACGGCTCGGCATCCCTGCCCACGCGGACGACTGGCCGTCCGTCGCCGATCAGCTGGCGCAAGGACTGGTGAAGGGAAGCGAGCGCAGAGGGGCACGGCCCGAGAGCATGGTCGCCTACCTCTGCCAGGAGCCGGGGACCGGAGAGTCGGGACGGGACGTCATGGAACGTCTGCGGCCCCTCGCGCAGTTTCTGCGCACGGCCTGCGGTCGCCTCGACGTCCCCGTCATTGAGGCCCTGTGCATCTCCGACGGCCGCTTCTGGTCGTACTGCTGCCCCGGCCAGGGGTGCTGTTCGTCCGAGGGGCATCCGATGGGACTGCCCGGCACCTCCGTCCTTGCCGCCGCCGCGACCTACGCCGGCCTCCAAGTGCGCGGATCGCTGAGGGAATTCACCGCTCGGTTCATTCCGTGGGAAGGCGCGGCCGCACCGGAGCAGCAGATCGCGCTCGACACGGCGAGCATGGCCCTGGTTCCCAGGATCCTCGACGGCGAGGGCCGTGCGGAGGTGGCCGAGGAGACCCTCGGACTGGCCCGGCGGATCATGAAGCGGTTCGCCGACGCCCCGCCCGTGTCCGGCACACGCCCGGCGGACCTGCGCGATGACGGCCTCCTGGAGCACGACGAGGCCGCCACCCTGATTCTCGGACTCCAGGACCGCGCAACCCGCGACCGCGCCGCCGAGTGGATGGAGGGCGACGAGGCCGGCGCTGCCCTGCGCCTCTGGCGGGCGCTGGCCCGCCGCTGCGTCGGCTCCTACGGCGAGCACGCGGCGGCACCCCTCACCCTCGCCGGGTGGGTCGCCTGGTCGACCGGTGACGAACTGGAGGCTCGCGAGGCCCTGGCGATGGCACTCGGAGCCGATCCCGACTACCTCTTCGCCCGTCTCCTGCACCAGGCGTGCAACGAGGGCCTCGACCCGGAGTCGATCCGCCGCTGCCTGCGCGCGGAGCGCACCGACCGGACCGGGGTGGAAGCGGAACAGCCAGCGGGTCCCGATCGCTCGACGCCGCGCGATGTCGCCGAGCCGCCGGGCACCTCGAACCGACGCCGGCGCAGGGCACGCACGGCGGGGATCGGGGCACCGCGCGGAGGCGGGCGTCCCCCCGGGGCGAGTAGCCTCCGCCGGCGTCGGCCCACCGATGAGGCCGCGCCCGGCGGGAAGGGACCTGGGCGCGAGCCTGAGGCGGCGAGCGAAAGGGCTCGCGCCCGCCGCAAGGGCGGTCGGCGGGTTGTGGGGGAGGAGACGTGA
- a CDS encoding glycogen debranching N-terminal domain-containing protein has translation MHLPIPPSDSDGVRPPVRGPAQPFPRRAGSQAPFAGVESALSPFARLGGPAARHTPLPGPRRTTDLPPVHNALICVALPGLVISADHGQLTGRGLEGFYRAGRRTLSRCQVRVAGREPLAVQARMVAADRARFVGTVRASADGGPDPDVVVERTRDADGTERITLRSASPRVLRVPVEVALATDLAELGSVASGRAGPELPASVHDSGLRWSCATGSSIVTADPPPADALASAGLLRWELELPPGGARSVELRVRPGGAGPARVVGRGATSPFSAARATGDDPRVQALMDTCLEDLQALLLRDAAHPSDTHLAAGAPWRCGLAPAEALVAARMTLPLGTRLAAGTLRILARTQIAGPGAQSGLIPGPRRDAGPHLPPGCTATEATLLFPVLLAEARRWGLPEQETEELLPAAERCLAWLRTTVGDGTYLPDRHPGGPFRCETQAHAHRAALLGADLLDTYGRPGGEGLVQWAQELRTAFRGDFWAEDRGGGRPAAARAPDGRLVPHLGASTAHLLDTGLLGSGVFAPCLLDKVQTEQLARLFGGPAMDSGWGLRSLGAKEAAYNPFGHRGGAVRVQETVTAVIGLVTAGYEKEASALLRGLLAAAETFGNRLPEMYAGEQRTEGGAPLPHPAACRPAATAAAAGVLLLTSLAGIRPDAPARTVTLRPVSSAPLGEVGLTGLRIAGAAFSVRVSRLGLAMVEEAADGLQLGV, from the coding sequence ATGCACCTGCCCATTCCCCCCTCCGATTCCGACGGCGTCCGCCCGCCGGTGCGCGGGCCCGCTCAGCCCTTCCCGCGTCGCGCCGGTTCGCAGGCCCCGTTCGCAGGGGTCGAGAGCGCTTTGAGCCCCTTCGCACGGCTGGGCGGTCCGGCGGCTCGTCACACCCCGCTTCCCGGGCCGCGCCGGACCACGGACCTGCCACCCGTGCACAACGCCCTGATCTGCGTCGCCCTGCCGGGACTGGTGATCTCCGCGGACCATGGGCAGCTGACCGGCCGCGGGCTGGAGGGGTTCTACCGCGCGGGCCGCCGGACGCTGTCCCGCTGCCAGGTGCGAGTGGCGGGTCGCGAACCGCTCGCCGTGCAGGCCCGGATGGTCGCCGCCGACCGAGCCCGCTTTGTCGGGACGGTGCGCGCCTCCGCCGACGGCGGCCCGGATCCCGACGTGGTCGTGGAGCGGACGCGCGACGCGGACGGCACGGAGCGGATCACGCTGCGCAGCGCCTCCCCCCGCGTCCTGCGCGTGCCCGTCGAGGTCGCGCTCGCTACGGATCTCGCGGAGCTCGGCTCCGTCGCCTCGGGCCGAGCCGGGCCCGAACTGCCCGCCAGCGTCCACGACTCGGGCCTGCGATGGTCCTGTGCCACCGGCAGCTCGATCGTCACCGCCGACCCACCACCTGCCGATGCCCTGGCCTCCGCGGGACTGCTCCGCTGGGAGCTCGAACTGCCACCCGGTGGCGCCCGCAGCGTGGAGTTGAGGGTGCGACCGGGCGGTGCGGGGCCGGCCAGAGTCGTCGGCCGCGGCGCCACGAGCCCGTTCTCCGCCGCCCGGGCCACCGGCGACGACCCCAGGGTCCAGGCACTCATGGACACCTGCCTCGAGGACCTCCAAGCGCTACTGCTGCGCGATGCCGCCCACCCGTCGGACACGCACCTCGCGGCGGGGGCGCCGTGGCGATGCGGCCTGGCGCCGGCCGAGGCACTGGTCGCGGCCCGGATGACACTGCCACTCGGCACCCGGCTCGCCGCGGGCACGCTGCGGATCCTCGCCCGCACCCAAATCGCGGGCCCCGGTGCGCAGTCCGGCCTGATCCCCGGCCCGCGCCGGGACGCCGGCCCGCACCTGCCTCCGGGCTGCACGGCCACCGAGGCGACCCTGCTGTTCCCCGTACTGCTCGCGGAGGCCAGGCGCTGGGGACTTCCGGAGCAGGAGACCGAGGAACTGCTGCCCGCGGCCGAGCGGTGCCTCGCATGGCTGCGGACCACCGTCGGTGACGGCACCTATCTGCCCGACCGGCACCCCGGCGGTCCGTTCCGATGCGAAACGCAGGCGCACGCCCACCGCGCGGCACTGCTGGGCGCCGATCTGCTCGACACGTACGGCCGGCCGGGTGGTGAGGGACTGGTGCAGTGGGCCCAGGAACTGCGGACCGCGTTCCGCGGCGACTTCTGGGCCGAGGACCGGGGAGGCGGCAGACCGGCGGCCGCCCGGGCCCCGGACGGGCGCCTCGTACCCCACCTCGGCGCGAGCACCGCCCACCTCCTCGACACGGGACTGCTCGGCTCCGGCGTATTCGCCCCCTGCCTCCTCGACAAGGTGCAGACCGAGCAGCTCGCACGGCTGTTCGGCGGCCCGGCCATGGACTCCGGTTGGGGTCTGCGCAGCCTGGGTGCCAAGGAGGCGGCGTACAACCCCTTCGGACACCGCGGTGGCGCCGTGCGCGTCCAGGAGACCGTGACCGCCGTCATCGGCCTGGTCACCGCCGGCTACGAGAAGGAGGCGAGCGCCCTGCTCCGGGGGCTGCTGGCGGCCGCCGAGACCTTCGGAAACAGGCTGCCCGAGATGTACGCGGGAGAGCAGCGCACGGAAGGCGGCGCCCCGCTCCCGCACCCCGCTGCCTGTCGGCCTGCGGCCACGGCGGCGGCCGCCGGGGTACTGCTCCTCACCTCCCTCGCGGGCATCCGCCCCGACGCCCCGGCCCGGACGGTGACACTGCGCCCGGTCAGTAGCGCGCCGCTGGGCGAGGTCGGACTGACGGGACTGCGGATCGCGGGCGCCGCGTTCTCCGTGCGCGTCAGCAGACTCGGTCTCGCGATGGTGGAGGAGGCGGCCGACGGACTGCAGTTGGGAGTGTGA
- a CDS encoding NUDIX hydrolase, producing MPYDPSAFPPFAVTVDLVVLTVRRHALCALAVRRGEQPFQGRWALPGGFVRPDEDLGQAAARELVEETGLRAHDPSAPAQDNGAHLEQLATYGDPKRDPRMRVVSVAHLALAPDLPAPRAGGDANSARWAPVEELLQQGGYGRDGEQAAPLAFDHAQILSDGVERARSKIEYSSLATAFCPSEFTVGELRRVYEAVWGVALDPRNFHRKVTGTPGFLVPTGGTTTRQGGRPAQLFRAGGATLLNPPMLRPEV from the coding sequence ATGCCCTACGACCCGTCGGCCTTTCCGCCCTTTGCCGTGACCGTGGACCTGGTCGTGCTGACCGTGCGTCGCCATGCCCTGTGTGCGCTGGCGGTACGGAGGGGGGAACAGCCTTTCCAGGGACGGTGGGCGCTCCCGGGCGGCTTCGTACGGCCCGACGAGGACCTGGGACAGGCGGCCGCGCGCGAGCTGGTCGAGGAGACCGGGCTGCGCGCTCACGACCCCTCGGCCCCGGCACAGGACAACGGCGCGCACCTGGAACAGCTGGCGACCTACGGCGACCCCAAGCGCGACCCGCGGATGAGGGTGGTCAGCGTCGCCCATCTCGCGCTGGCCCCCGATCTGCCCGCGCCCAGAGCCGGAGGCGACGCCAACAGCGCGCGCTGGGCGCCCGTGGAGGAGTTGCTGCAACAGGGCGGTTACGGCCGCGACGGAGAGCAGGCGGCACCCCTCGCCTTCGACCACGCCCAGATCCTCTCGGACGGGGTGGAACGCGCCCGGTCCAAGATTGAGTACTCGTCGCTGGCCACCGCCTTCTGCCCGTCCGAGTTCACCGTCGGAGAGCTGCGCCGCGTGTACGAGGCTGTGTGGGGGGTGGCACTCGACCCGCGCAACTTCCACCGCAAGGTGACGGGCACTCCGGGGTTCCTCGTGCCAACGGGCGGCACGACCACGCGCCAGGGCGGCCGGCCCGCGCAGCTGTTCCGTGCCGGCGGCGCCACGTTGCTCAATCCGCCGATGCTGCGCCCTGAAGTCTGA
- a CDS encoding ATP-binding cassette domain-containing protein: MIQAIGLTSNPRKELPPAVDDVSFEARPGRVTALLGVPGAGKTTTLRLMLELQRGRGITYFRGRPLHRIAHPSREVGVLLSEVPGHPARTIRGQLGMVCAAVGVPIRRVDEVIEVVGLVSLRDERLGTLSRGMDRRLGLACALLSDPHTLVLDDPAGGLSVTEGRWLHGILRAHAAHGGTVLFSTDDPKEAARTADRVITLEGGRLVADQEAADFARTRLRPRVAVRSPHAARLGALLAKEARAAQRSVEIVREDGNRLSVYGSTCADIGETAFRHGILVHRLADETGDMGPRATLPAEGLASATVVTSALLASASATSTPTDDAPATDEPATDEPATAVAATGAHTPDEPGPATEARTRSAALPGARNLPQLPPPIAVRQAPSPLRPLRYELRRATGVGTGYLTAITVLVTSALLSVLLARIGHTPQPRLLAAWPRECPLPPAALGAGLLGALAFGEEFRHPALATDRGTVPRRLGLLAAKLLVASVTALALAVLTVGCDLEILYLVYGRELVGVPADWLPLSASWIGLTVGCAWAGVLAAGIFRSTTAGLAAVLAVPVVVVPLVQKTLAGPSVRKAAGFSERLRELLLMQWPFGGARYIAAGARLVAQPVGGALMLSLTALLCAYLLTTLRSRVR, from the coding sequence GTGATCCAGGCCATCGGATTGACCAGCAACCCCCGCAAGGAGCTTCCTCCCGCCGTCGACGACGTGTCCTTCGAGGCGCGCCCGGGTCGTGTCACAGCGCTCCTCGGAGTTCCGGGCGCGGGCAAGACGACGACGCTGAGGCTCATGCTCGAACTCCAGCGGGGCCGTGGAATCACCTACTTCAGAGGCCGTCCACTGCACCGGATCGCCCATCCCTCGCGTGAAGTCGGTGTGCTCCTGAGCGAGGTGCCGGGCCATCCCGCGCGTACGATCCGCGGACAGCTCGGCATGGTGTGCGCGGCCGTCGGTGTCCCGATTCGGCGCGTCGACGAAGTGATCGAGGTCGTCGGGCTCGTGAGCCTGCGCGACGAACGCCTGGGCACCCTGTCGCGCGGTATGGATCGCCGTCTGGGCCTGGCCTGTGCGCTGCTGTCCGATCCGCACACCCTCGTCCTCGACGATCCCGCCGGCGGTCTCTCCGTCACCGAAGGTCGTTGGCTGCACGGGATTCTGCGGGCGCACGCGGCCCACGGAGGCACCGTTCTGTTCAGCACGGACGACCCCAAGGAGGCAGCTCGGACAGCCGACCGGGTCATCACGCTGGAGGGAGGCCGGCTCGTCGCCGACCAGGAGGCGGCGGACTTCGCCCGCACCCGGCTCCGCCCCCGGGTCGCCGTCCGCAGTCCGCACGCCGCCCGCCTCGGAGCCCTGCTCGCCAAGGAGGCGCGCGCCGCGCAGCGTTCCGTCGAGATCGTGCGCGAGGACGGCAACCGGCTCTCGGTGTACGGCAGCACCTGCGCCGACATCGGTGAGACCGCCTTCCGGCACGGCATCCTCGTACACCGACTCGCCGACGAGACCGGCGACATGGGGCCACGTGCCACGCTCCCTGCCGAGGGCCTCGCCTCCGCGACCGTAGTCACCTCTGCCCTCCTGGCCTCTGCCTCCGCGACCTCCACCCCCACGGACGACGCCCCCGCGACCGACGAACCCGCGACCGACGAACCCGCGACCGCCGTAGCCGCGACCGGGGCGCACACGCCCGACGAGCCGGGGCCGGCGACCGAGGCGCGGACCCGTTCGGCCGCTTTGCCGGGCGCGCGGAACCTGCCCCAGCTCCCGCCCCCCATCGCCGTACGCCAGGCCCCGAGCCCACTGCGTCCGCTGCGCTACGAACTGCGGCGCGCCACCGGAGTGGGCACCGGCTACCTCACCGCGATCACCGTGCTGGTCACGTCCGCCCTGCTGTCCGTACTCCTGGCCAGAATCGGTCACACACCTCAGCCGCGACTCCTGGCCGCCTGGCCGCGGGAATGCCCCCTGCCACCCGCGGCGCTCGGTGCGGGACTGCTCGGGGCGCTCGCCTTCGGCGAGGAATTCCGCCACCCCGCCCTGGCCACGGACCGCGGCACTGTCCCACGCCGCCTGGGACTGCTCGCCGCCAAACTGCTCGTCGCCTCGGTCACCGCGCTGGCGCTGGCCGTCCTCACGGTGGGCTGCGACCTCGAAATCCTCTATCTCGTCTACGGACGAGAGCTCGTCGGAGTTCCCGCGGACTGGCTTCCGCTGAGCGCGAGTTGGATCGGCCTCACGGTGGGCTGCGCCTGGGCGGGAGTGCTGGCGGCGGGCATCTTCCGGTCCACCACCGCCGGGCTCGCGGCGGTGCTCGCCGTCCCGGTCGTGGTCGTACCACTCGTACAAAAGACCTTGGCGGGACCGTCCGTGCGGAAGGCGGCCGGGTTTTCCGAGCGGCTGCGCGAGCTCCTGCTGATGCAATGGCCGTTCGGGGGAGCGCGCTATATCGCGGCCGGGGCGCGCCTTGTCGCCCAACCCGTGGGCGGTGCCCTGATGTTGTCGCTGACCGCTCTGCTCTGCGCGTATCTGCTCACGACCCTGCGAAGCAGAGTGCGATGA
- a CDS encoding FadR/GntR family transcriptional regulator encodes MSTLAHTMMTAARSSDSGLAGPGGLDRYPYAEGPGAERVGASAWEGADPELGRVGRRAAGSRGRGLHGQLVQQLGQMIVSGDLGADRPLVPEEIGQRFEVSRTVVRESLRVLEAKGLVSARPNVGTRVRPVSDWNLLDPDIIEWRAFGPQRDDQRRELSELRWTIEPLAARLAAGHGREEVQQRLGDMVEIMGHAMAQGDSLTFSRADAEFHSLLIQVSGNRMLEHLSGIVSAALQVSGGPVTGCDRPNETSLTHHGRIVDALAEADGAAAEAAMRQLLAVHPEVERVVPAPREH; translated from the coding sequence GTGAGTACCCTTGCGCACACCATGATGACCGCCGCCCGCTCCTCAGACTCCGGCCTGGCCGGCCCGGGCGGACTCGACCGCTACCCCTACGCCGAGGGCCCTGGTGCCGAACGCGTCGGCGCCTCCGCGTGGGAGGGCGCGGACCCGGAACTGGGCCGCGTCGGCCGGCGCGCCGCGGGCAGCCGCGGACGCGGACTGCACGGCCAACTCGTTCAGCAGCTGGGTCAGATGATCGTCTCCGGTGACCTGGGCGCGGACCGCCCGCTCGTCCCCGAGGAGATCGGACAGCGGTTCGAGGTCTCCCGTACCGTCGTCCGTGAGTCGCTCCGCGTCCTGGAGGCGAAGGGGCTGGTCAGCGCCCGCCCCAACGTCGGCACGCGCGTGCGTCCCGTCAGTGACTGGAATCTTCTCGACCCGGACATCATCGAATGGCGGGCCTTCGGACCGCAGCGCGACGATCAGCGGCGCGAGCTGAGCGAGCTGCGCTGGACGATCGAGCCGCTCGCCGCGCGTCTGGCCGCCGGGCACGGGCGCGAGGAGGTCCAGCAGCGTCTCGGGGACATGGTCGAGATCATGGGCCACGCCATGGCGCAGGGTGACTCGCTCACCTTCTCGCGGGCCGACGCGGAGTTCCATTCGCTGCTCATCCAGGTATCGGGCAATCGCATGCTGGAGCACCTTTCCGGGATCGTCTCGGCCGCGCTCCAGGTCTCCGGCGGCCCTGTCACCGGCTGTGACCGGCCGAACGAGACCTCCTTGACGCACCACGGCCGGATCGTCGACGCCTTGGCCGAGGCGGACGGCGCGGCGGCCGAGGCGGCCATGCGGCAGTTGCTCGCCGTTCACCCCGAGGTGGAGCGCGTGGTGCCCGCGCCGCGCGAGCACTGA
- a CDS encoding RNA polymerase sigma factor → MSASTSRTLPPEIAESVSVMALIERGKAEGQIAGDDVRRAFEADQIPATQWKNVLRSLNQILEEEGVTLMVSAAEPKRTRKSVAAKSPAKRTATKTVAAKTVTTKKATATTAPAVPMADDPAEDASAKKVAAKKTVAKKAVAKKTVAKKAVAKKTTAKKDDVELIDDEAVEETPGKPGAEEPAEDGAQGFVLSDEDEDDAPAQQVAAAGATADPVKDYLKQIGKVPLLNAEQEVELAKRIEAGLFAEDKLANADKLAPKLKRELEIIAEDGRRAKNHLLEANLRLVVSLAKRYTGRGMLFLDLIQEGNLGLIRAVEKFDYTKGYKFSTYATWWIRQAITRAMADQARTIRIPVHMVEVINKLARVQRQMLQDLGREPTPEELAKELDMTPEKVIEVQKYGREPISLHTPLGEDGDSEFGDLIEDSEAVVPADAVSFTLLQEQLHSVLDTLSEREAGVVSMRFGLTDGQPKTLDEIGKVYGVTRERIRQIESKTMSKLRHPSRSQVLRDYLD, encoded by the coding sequence GTGTCGGCCAGCACATCCCGTACGCTCCCGCCGGAGATCGCCGAGTCCGTCTCTGTCATGGCGCTCATTGAGCGGGGAAAGGCTGAGGGGCAGATCGCCGGCGATGACGTGCGTCGGGCCTTCGAAGCTGACCAGATTCCGGCCACTCAGTGGAAGAACGTACTGCGCAGCCTCAACCAGATCCTCGAGGAAGAGGGTGTGACGCTGATGGTCAGTGCCGCGGAGCCCAAGCGCACCCGAAAGAGCGTCGCAGCGAAGAGTCCGGCCAAGCGCACCGCCACCAAGACGGTCGCGGCGAAGACGGTGACCACCAAGAAGGCCACCGCCACCACCGCCCCGGCGGTGCCCATGGCCGACGATCCGGCTGAGGACGCGTCCGCCAAGAAGGTCGCTGCCAAGAAGACGGTCGCCAAGAAGGCCGTCGCGAAGAAGACGGTCGCCAAGAAGGCCGTCGCGAAGAAGACCACCGCCAAGAAGGACGACGTCGAGCTGATCGACGACGAGGCGGTCGAGGAGACTCCGGGCAAGCCCGGTGCCGAGGAGCCCGCCGAGGACGGCGCCCAGGGCTTCGTCCTGTCCGACGAGGACGAGGACGACGCGCCCGCCCAGCAGGTCGCCGCGGCCGGCGCCACCGCCGACCCGGTCAAGGACTACCTCAAGCAGATCGGCAAGGTCCCCCTGCTCAACGCCGAGCAGGAGGTCGAGCTCGCCAAGCGCATTGAGGCGGGCCTCTTCGCCGAGGACAAGCTGGCCAACGCCGACAAGCTCGCCCCGAAGCTCAAGCGCGAGCTGGAGATCATCGCCGAGGACGGCCGTCGGGCCAAGAACCACCTCCTGGAGGCCAACCTCCGTCTGGTGGTCTCCCTGGCCAAGCGCTACACCGGCCGCGGCATGCTCTTCCTGGACCTCATCCAGGAGGGCAACCTCGGTCTGATCCGCGCGGTGGAGAAGTTCGACTACACCAAGGGCTACAAGTTCTCCACGTACGCCACCTGGTGGATCCGTCAGGCGATCACCCGCGCGATGGCCGACCAAGCCCGCACCATCCGTATCCCGGTGCACATGGTCGAGGTCATCAACAAGCTCGCGCGCGTGCAGCGCCAGATGCTCCAGGACCTGGGCCGCGAGCCCACCCCGGAGGAGCTGGCGAAGGAACTCGACATGACCCCTGAGAAGGTCATCGAGGTCCAGAAGTACGGCCGCGAGCCCATCTCGCTGCACACCCCGCTGGGCGAGGACGGCGACAGCGAGTTCGGTGACCTCATCGAGGACTCCGAGGCCGTCGTCCCGGCCGACGCGGTCAGTTTCACGCTCCTCCAGGAGCAGCTGCACTCCGTCCTCGACACCCTGTCCGAGCGCGAGGCGGGCGTCGTCTCCATGCGTTTCGGTCTCACCGACGGTCAGCCGAAGACCCTCGACGAGATCGGCAAGGTGTACGGCGTCACGCGTGAGCGGATCCGTCAGATCGAGTCCAAGACGATGTCGAAGCTGCGCCACCCGTCGCGTTCGCAGGTGCTGCGCGACTACCTCGACTAG